The window GGTTTAAGCATATGCTTTTGTCATTGATAATCACCATATAAGCTAATATTTCTTGGCCCAGTTGATCACTTCAAGGTCtttttctattgaattttaattaaactattgCCTTAGTATTTAGTTATAATTtcgagaagaaaaaaacagatacAATAAAGATAGAGAACGTATCTATTCGTGCATGCAACCTAAAGGCTTTTCCCACCCTTGCAGCCAATAGTTCTAACTGTTCATACTTTGGTATGGAGGAATTTtgctgataattttttttctccctgtGGAGATGAGAAAGGGAGGAGATACGTTGAGAGAATCTTTTGTATTGGCTGCATACATCGTCCAGTCTCTGAAACCACGTGAACCATCCCTTGCCTACGTCCCTACATGGATCTTCCGTATCCATACCTGGGCCCCTTATTTAAAAACCTGGCCCCACATACTGCCTTCCTCTCTTCCTCCACACGTGTCTCCTCACCTCTCGCACGTGATCGTCCACGTGTCGCTTCCATCTTCCCCGACCCCATTTTGTCCTATAAATTGAGAGCCTGTATCTTATATGCCAGGCACAACTCATAAACGTCCCAAGGACACAGTAGTCAGGCcctctccccctccccctctaCCTGCACTACCACAAACACACAAgagattaaaatcaaaatattatttaatatttctgTCGTTGAATTACCTTATATTATTACCTTCTTATGCTTACATGTGTGTGGAAGTAATACTTTGTGCAACGTGCAAAAAGAGCAGAGAGAGGATTAGCGGGGAATCTGAACTTTGCATGTTCGGCCTAGAAAATCTTTAAAGCGCAATCCAGCTTACGTTACCCCACCACCACAAACAGGGGCACCAAATTTTGTTCTCTTTCTTTACCTCTCACCCTTATCGAGAAACCACCACCTCGGCCGCCGCCACCACCGCCACCTACTTCTAACTGCCACCACCTTCTTGACTTTTCTTTATAAAGGATCATTACTCTTACTCGTAATATAcaagaaaaccaaagaaaagaaacaagaaatccTTGAAATGGCTACTAAGCTTCTCTTAATGTTCGCTATCTGTCGTTTGATTGTGACTGTAGGGTTGACTGTTGACCCATCGGAGCTACTTCGTCTTGGGGTTGACGGTCAGCTCAGCGTTGATCCGTTTGATGTCGAAACGGCTTCTCTTGATTTCGGCTTGATAAGCCGATCCGAACCGATGGCAGTCTTGCACCCGGGTTCCGCTGATGACATAGCTCGGCTTGTCCAAGCGGCGTACCTCTCGTCTCAGGGTTTCACGGTCTCGGCTAGGGGTCATGGGCATTCCATAAACGGTCAGGCACAGACAAGTAACGGGGTGGTGATTGAAATGAGTGGCGGCTCGAGAGGGAGTCGCCTTGGGATGGGGAACCTGGCAAAGCCACAAGTAGCTGTGAAGGAGATGCATGTAGACGTGTGGGGAGGGGAGCTGTGGATAGATGTGTTAAGGAGTACATTAGAGCATGGGCTAGCACCAAAATCATGGACAGATTATTTGTATCTTTCAGTAGGTGGTACCTTATCTAATGGTGGAATTAGTGGGCAAGCTTTTAACCATGGACCTCAAATCAGCAATGTCTATGAGCTTGACGTCGTCACAGGTTGGTCCTTAAAATATCCATGGCTTTCTTGCATGGCTGGTTTCTTCTTGTTGTCTTCCTGTTtttggataattattttttgcacAAATTAATTCAGGGTTTTTCCTTGGCTGCCTTAATTGTATATCTTGGGAGATAGGTTCTAATTGGTTTTATGTTGATGTAATTAATATTCCACTACTGGATATCAGGCAAAGGTGAGCTCATGACATGCTccgaagaaaaaaattcaaagctgTTCCATGCTGTTCTTGGTGGTCTAGGGCAATTTGGAATCATCACTAGGGCTAGAATTGCACTTGAACCAGCTCCTCAAAGGGtataactctctctctctctttgaacatcaatatttttcacTCGTTGGTGacagattttggttttgttcCACGGTGGGGCACATAACTTTGCATAAATTTCCTAGTATTAGTAGAAGATAAAACGAAAGAAGCAAGTATAATTATTCATGACTGATGAGTTAAGATTGGGTCCATGTAAGCTTTTTAACTCATTCAAACGGCTGTTCTAAAGCTGGCAATGTTGTTGACGTCTTGCTTTTGGCGCTAACAtggtctttttctttcctttccacgttctctttgttttatttatcgCAGGTGAGGTGGATAAGAGTACTGTACTCCAACTTCTCGACTTTTACCGGGGACCAAGAATACCTCATTTCCATGCATGGAAAACCTTCTACCTTAAAATTCGATTATGTCGAGGGATTTGTTATTGTTGATGAAGGGCTTATTAACAATTGGAggtcctctttcttttctcctcgTAATCCTGTCAAGATTAGCTCAGTTGGGGCTAATGGGGGTGTGCTCTACTGCTTAGAGATCACCAAAAATTACGATGAATCCACTGGCGATACCATTGATCAGGTAAAATCCCTTTAATTCGTCCACAGAACTATGCGTACATATTTTTGTGGCTACAGGACTTCTCGTAAAATTATTAGCAAGaacttgttaataataatacGATCGCCTTGCTGCTCGTCTTAACTGGCACCATTGCTTATTAATTTAAATGCGGAGTACAATAATAGATATTGATAATGTTTTTCTCCTAAGTTGGTGGCTGGACAATCTCCAATCAGTATATATTTAACTCATAATTGTATTTAActcagtttattttataaattataaacttatccgtttaattattttttaaacctgaccggattaattgaatatattataCCTTCagctaaattttttatagataCTATATGTATCTATAAATTGGACTTATATTACCAATTTTGAATATATTAGATTTTCAGATGAATTTTTCATTGATACTATAAGTATCTATagattgaatttatattatcaATCTTCATGAGGTAGACTTAAATGTAACTAAGATTTAGGCTTAATAAATTAGCTTAAAACCTATTATAAAAtgtaacaaataatttaaacttaataAATCAATTAGATCAATTGAAGCAGagaataaattctaaaaaacaaatagaatgaATTGtcgaattttaaaaattcttactCATTATTTTCCTTAGAAACACAAACATGTCTGATATTATGATTGTGTCGACGACAACTTGACTTGGGTtagttaatataaatattacccatgatcatttgtttttgtttttttcttttttacaccCCTATCCCTCATGATACATGCCTTTTATATCATGGTGCTAACCATGCTGTTAAGACTAGTTACGATAGTTAAAAAAACAGGTTTAGAAAACTACCAGGTCTGTCCTCATTGAATGTGGGTTCGAAATGCATGCTAATCCAATTAAATTTCTTctcaataatttgtttaatcatCTCTTCTTCCAATTATATAGAACCTTCTACTATCATCGCTGTCATTCAATTGTATTATTGTACACATTTGCTCTACTTTTAGCAATATGCTGCCCTCAAGGGTTGCCCCCACTACTCCTAGATTATATGATTGTGATTGCTGAGTATGTATTTTTATACGTACTAGCTACTATAAAAAATGCTAGAAAACATGTACAAGAAAACATGGGAGATCTAGTGCAATCTATCGTCCTGTCTGAACCTAAGATTGAACgctacttttctattttttttactgcattaaatattaataaatctattATTAAGCCGGCCACCCACCAAATGATTCTCTTCCAATTAATATCTCCTTTCTTGAGCTTATTAAGAATTGATTGGAATCAAACTTATCTTGACAAAAGCAACAATGTCTAGTAGCAgcagcttttcttttttgtacttggattatatttttctaatgttCTTATAATTAATGACACCAACAAATCATAATTAAGTATTGTCTGGTGGTTACTTGCTCCAGGAAGTAGAGGCTTTGATGAAGAACCTGAACTTCATACCATCAACAGTCTTCACAACCGATCTGCCCTACACTGATTTTCTGGATCGCGTCCACAGGGCCGAGTTAAAGCTGAGAGCCAAGGGTTTGTGGGAGGTGCCGCACCCTTGGCTCAACCTATTTGTTCCCAGATCAAGGATTGCTGACCTTGACAGGGGTGTCTTCAAGGGCATTTTGGGAAACAACAAGACAAGTGGGCCCATCCTCATTTACCCCATGAACAAAAACAAGTGAGTGATTCTTGGCTCTTTAGTGCTCCATAAGTTATGGACCATAACATGCATTTCATCTTTTATCTCTTATCTTTTTCACAAGCACTGCATGCATGCAACATGGGACTATCATTGTGTTGCTCTCATCACGACAAGTCTCTCATCAAGTGTCTTCATATTGTTGTCGTCGTCCAACCGCACACGTAATTAAACACATGTAACTATATACTTTTTGAATACATGTAAACGTACATTTAAGTTTTGTGTACAAGAAAGCATGCTTTGAACCACCCTCTTGCCTGCCAATAATACATAcgagacaaaaacaaataatgctggctagctagctagctagctagagcCAAGCTAGAGATTACCTCTTCACGTTAGGGGTAGCTATCAGCCTTCCTTCAATAATACAAGGCATTGTCATTACCATTACCCTCACTCTTAGCAATAATACTTCCTTGTGTCAATAATATGTTGTTAGTTAATTACAAATCGGACGAGTTCTTGAGGACTTGAAAACGATGATGATAAGGAAAAGACGAAGAGGAAGGAAAGAGACAGGGTAAAAAATCGGGTAGACCCATGACTATGGTGGTCCTCTGAGTCACACTGATACACGTGGCATATGTATTTAACGAAACACGTGGCCCACATGCAAAAGAACCAGCTAAACAGATGAATATTTTGTATTAAAGGCCAGCTAGGATTGACAAacccttttctcttttgttgaCTGGAACCCAATAAATTGACGGTAGTGATCGTCCCAGTGGCAGATTCTCTTGTCAGGCGATCTTCGTTATGGGTCCCCCGTGAGAGGATGGTATCATGTCCACCTCCAAACTCTTACCAGGCCTTCAATGAGCAAGGATAGAGCTAAACAAGACCTGACATGATTGATAGGGCATGAAACTGTGAAGTGTGTTTAGTATTTTTCTTGTCTATTGAGTTCCGAAAACCTAGCCTTGATGGGATCAACCATTGATTAGTCCAAAACCATCAAATCCCAACTAACATCATTACAAGAAAACTGAACCCTCACTCGAGAAAGATCCAAGTCTGATGTCCTTTCTTGATTATTTCTTGTTTGCTAAATGCCGATGATCTTTCTTAACGTTACTgctgttgggttttttttaatcttgtgcAGGTGGGACCAAAGGAACTCAGTTGTGACACCAGATGAGGATGTGTTTTATCTGGTGGCGTTGTTAAGATCAGCATTGGATAATGGTGAAGAGACTCAGTCCTTGGAGTACTTGACTCATCAAAACCGCAAGATCCTCAGATTCTGTGATGATGCAGGGATCAAGGTGAAACAGTATTTACCTCACTACACTACACGAGAGGAATGGATGGACCACTTTGGGGATAAATGGGACCGATTTTATCAGAGGAAAATGGAATTTGATCCCCGGCGTATTTTAGCAACTGGCCAACGTATATTCAATCCCTCCTCTGCCTCTACCAGTACGGTGTCTCCATGGTGATGATGGCACAGGATAGTCTACTTACACTACACGGGATACTATACTAACCTCTAGAAATTATAATCTTGTACATACAGTTTTTGCTTAATCATCAATGATGCTAGATTAATAGCATTTTAGCAGTATTAGCGGTCCGACCTTTTATCAAGTAAatagcaagaaaagaaaaatattgtgggTTCTTGAAGAGGGTTTTTTACAGTGTTGATGTTGAATGATTTGATTTTCAAGGAAATGAAAATCTGAGGGTCGAGATTTGAGCTTGATAAAGATTGGGTCGAGGGATCATGGACCGCGCATGTGATGCTATTTAGCAGCGCCAGTGATCCCGATCCCCTTGTCTGGAGCTTCGAAATACAAGCTCACAGCTGGTTCCAGTCACATCCAGCCCAGTTCATTGGTTCACCCTATTGACCCAGTAATGGCCACTTCGTTCTTAACATCACCACAATGGTTCTATCATATTTTGCATCTATAGAAATCAGTGAAAGACATCTCGTCACTGTTCTGACCTATCGGAATCTTGGTTCTGTTGACATTTATGACTCAACTCTTTTACAAGAACTGAGCAAAGGACAGAAACAAAATTATGGTAGGACCGTATACCGAACAGCTCAAATCAAGGGTGGAtgatggaagaagaaaattattgtAGGATCATTTTTTGGATAGAgtaaaattggaagaaaaatcaCGTCTTTCTCAATCTAGCAATCCATAGACTGGTGGGCTATCCCACGAGAGCAGATTCATTCAATTTGGTAATCAATGTCTTGGTCAAGTTTTATTCAGCAAAcagtttataaaaaatcaagctgGTGGTGAACCCACAAAATGCAGAGTGTCTCCCACCTAAACAAAAGCCAGCAAGGTGGACAAAGGTGCCGATACATGTAAGAAATCTCACTCAAAAAGTCGGCCAATATGAAGTACCTTCATGTATAAGTTGTTCACGGCTCCCTTGACCCTCTTGGCTAAAAAAGTCTTGCTCCTGGACCTCAATATCATGCCTGCAATAACCTCTGAGCAGTTCACTTTGCCCTCTCTCAACTTctgaggaaaaaaatattttctccaaTTTGTTCCAACAATGGTACGCTTGCTGACTTCAGGAAGCAAGGGGGAAATGCGGAGGTTGATTATAACTCGCATCCCTACTCAAGAAGTCAATAAGGCGATGACAAAATCTCTTCAATGCAAGTGACATGAGCTAATTTGAATTATCATCCGCTTCAAGTTGTTTCCCAAACTTCTTCAATGCCAGCGAGTATAATGTTTTTCTCTTCACTGATGCTCCTTCAGCCACCAATTTCACTGCCTGCACGCACATCAAAGCAAATCATAACCACGGTTGCAGACTTGCAGTGTAACAAAGCAAGAGCAAATGAAAAGAGATTATTACATATAACCGATGCATTGCGCTTGTTCCCGCACATAAAATGGGACCCAGCATAACAATTTCTCACAGGGTAATTAAGGAAGAAGAGGGGTGGTCATAGCAAGGTGCTTTTGGGAACCAAGAA is drawn from Populus nigra chromosome 5, ddPopNigr1.1, whole genome shotgun sequence and contains these coding sequences:
- the LOC133695007 gene encoding cytokinin dehydrogenase 5-like; this encodes MATKLLLMFAICRLIVTVGLTVDPSELLRLGVDGQLSVDPFDVETASLDFGLISRSEPMAVLHPGSADDIARLVQAAYLSSQGFTVSARGHGHSINGQAQTSNGVVIEMSGGSRGSRLGMGNLAKPQVAVKEMHVDVWGGELWIDVLRSTLEHGLAPKSWTDYLYLSVGGTLSNGGISGQAFNHGPQISNVYELDVVTGKGELMTCSEEKNSKLFHAVLGGLGQFGIITRARIALEPAPQRVRWIRVLYSNFSTFTGDQEYLISMHGKPSTLKFDYVEGFVIVDEGLINNWRSSFFSPRNPVKISSVGANGGVLYCLEITKNYDESTGDTIDQEVEALMKNLNFIPSTVFTTDLPYTDFLDRVHRAELKLRAKGLWEVPHPWLNLFVPRSRIADLDRGVFKGILGNNKTSGPILIYPMNKNKWDQRNSVVTPDEDVFYLVALLRSALDNGEETQSLEYLTHQNRKILRFCDDAGIKVKQYLPHYTTREEWMDHFGDKWDRFYQRKMEFDPRRILATGQRIFNPSSASTSTVSPW